The proteins below come from a single Carassius carassius chromosome 11, fCarCar2.1, whole genome shotgun sequence genomic window:
- the tnfsf11 gene encoding tumor necrosis factor ligand superfamily member 11 isoform X1 gives MAANDYRAYLRSHIDMEEAPARAPHTGSTHRALIFFTLAVMGLLQVASSVAILLHLTGYLREVDLTSAQQSPNEEMHSETLIADPIKGCKEKKERFRQKKDTRMPSAHLPIKTPTNFAAKDRNELTIITWDDFQGLNLKKMKYHDGRILVDEAGYYYVYAKTCFRYAEEHDSGKEDVSNVQLFQYIYHEKHTQSVITPVLLTKSGGTLQWNIAAYNMYCVEQGRGIQLNKGDGIFVRVSNAWLLDPAAEGTYFGTFKISN, from the exons ATGGCAGCTAATGATTATCGCGCGTACCTGCGGAGTCATATCGATATGGAAGAGGCTCCTGCGCGCGCTCCGCACACGGGCTCCACTCACAGAGCGCTCATATTCTTCACGCTCGCTGTCATGGGACTGCTGCAGGTCGCGTCGAGTGTGGCGATTTTGTTGCACTTAACCGGTTATCTGCGAGAG GTCGACCTTACCTCAGCCCAGCAGAGTCCTAATGAG GAAATGCACAGTGAAACCTTAATAGCCGATCCAATCAAAGGTTGCAAGGAGAAGAAGGAAAGATTTCGACAAAAAAAGGACACGCGCATGCCGTCAGCTCACCTTCCCATCAAGACGCCGACTAACTTTGCAGCCA AAGATCGAAATGAATTAACCATAATCACCTGGGATGATTTTCAAGGGCTGAATTTGAAGAAGATGAAATACCATGACGGACGAATTCTAGTGGATGAAGCTGGCTACTACTATGTATATGCCAAGACCTGCTTTCGATACGCTGAGGAACACGACTCGGGCAAAGAGGATGTCAGCAATGTACAGTTGTTTCAATACATTTATCACGAGAAGCACACGCAGTCTGTTATTACACCTGTTCTTCTTACAAAAAGCGGCGGCACGCTGCAGTGGAACATCGCGGCGTACAACATGTACTGCGTGGAGCAGGGCAGAGGCATCCAGCTGAATAAAGGCGATGGGATTTTTGTCCGTGTATCCAATGCATGGCTGCTGGACCCAGCAGCGGAAGGCACGTATTTTGGTACTTTTAAGATAAGCAATTGA
- the tnfsf11 gene encoding tumor necrosis factor ligand superfamily member 11 isoform X2, with the protein MAANDYRAYLRSHIDMEEAPARAPHTGSTHRALIFFTLAVMGLLQVASSVAILLHLTGYLREVDLTSAQQSPNEEMHSETLIADPIKGCKEKKERFRQKKDTRMPSAHLPIKTPTNFAARLNLKKMKYHDGRILVDEAGYYYVYAKTCFRYAEEHDSGKEDVSNVQLFQYIYHEKHTQSVITPVLLTKSGGTLQWNIAAYNMYCVEQGRGIQLNKGDGIFVRVSNAWLLDPAAEGTYFGTFKISN; encoded by the exons ATGGCAGCTAATGATTATCGCGCGTACCTGCGGAGTCATATCGATATGGAAGAGGCTCCTGCGCGCGCTCCGCACACGGGCTCCACTCACAGAGCGCTCATATTCTTCACGCTCGCTGTCATGGGACTGCTGCAGGTCGCGTCGAGTGTGGCGATTTTGTTGCACTTAACCGGTTATCTGCGAGAG GTCGACCTTACCTCAGCCCAGCAGAGTCCTAATGAG GAAATGCACAGTGAAACCTTAATAGCCGATCCAATCAAAGGTTGCAAGGAGAAGAAGGAAAGATTTCGACAAAAAAAGGACACGCGCATGCCGTCAGCTCACCTTCCCATCAAGACGCCGACTAACTTTGCAGCCA GGCTGAATTTGAAGAAGATGAAATACCATGACGGACGAATTCTAGTGGATGAAGCTGGCTACTACTATGTATATGCCAAGACCTGCTTTCGATACGCTGAGGAACACGACTCGGGCAAAGAGGATGTCAGCAATGTACAGTTGTTTCAATACATTTATCACGAGAAGCACACGCAGTCTGTTATTACACCTGTTCTTCTTACAAAAAGCGGCGGCACGCTGCAGTGGAACATCGCGGCGTACAACATGTACTGCGTGGAGCAGGGCAGAGGCATCCAGCTGAATAAAGGCGATGGGATTTTTGTCCGTGTATCCAATGCATGGCTGCTGGACCCAGCAGCGGAAGGCACGTATTTTGGTACTTTTAAGATAAGCAATTGA